The proteins below come from a single Zea mays cultivar B73 chromosome 8, Zm-B73-REFERENCE-NAM-5.0, whole genome shotgun sequence genomic window:
- the LOC542436 gene encoding tubulin gamma-1 chain isoform X1, which translates to MPREIITIQVGQCGNQIGMEFWKQLCLEHGIGKDGLLEDFATQGGDRKDVFFYQADDQHFIPRSLLIDLEPRVINGIQNSEYRNLYNHENIFVAEHGGGAGNNWASGYHQGEQFVDDIMDMVDREADGSDSLEGFVLCHSIAGGTGSGMGSYLLETLNDRYSKKLVQTYSVFPNQVETSDVVVQPYNSLLTLKRLTLNADCVVVLDNTALNRIAVERLHLSNPTFAQTNSLVSTVMSASTTTLRYPGYMNNDLVGLLASLIPTPRCHFLMTGYTPLTVERQVNMIRKTTVLDVMRRLLQTKNIMVSSYARTKEASQAKYISILNIIQGEVDPTQVHESLQRIRERKLVNFIDWAPASIQVALSRKSPYVQTTHRVSGLMLANHTSIRHLFSKCLGQYEKLRKKQAFLDNYRKFPMFADNDLSEFDESREIIESLVDEYKACESPDYIKWGMEDPGEANVVAALDSKLVV; encoded by the exons GGGGGCGACAGGAAGGATGTCTTCTTTTACCAGGCTGATGATCAGCACTTCATACCCAGGTCTCTGCTTATTGACCTGGAGCCGAGAGTGATCAATGGGATTCAGAACAGCGAGTACAGGAACCTGTACAACCATGAGAACATATTTGTTGCTGAGCACGGTGGTGGTGCCGGGAACAACTGGGCCAGTGGGTATCATCAG GGTGAACAATTTGTTGATGATATCATGGACATGGTTGACAGAGAAGCTGATGGAAGTGATAGCCTTGAGGGTTTTGTCCTGTGCCACTCTATTGCTGGTGGAACTGGTTCAG GTATGGGTTCTTATCTATTGGAGACACTGAATGATCGATACAGTAAAAAGCTTGTGCAGACATATAGTGTTTTCCCAAATCAGGTGGAAACAAGTGATGTTGTCGTCCAACCTTACAACTCACTTTTGACTCTGAAGCGGCTGACACTGAATGCTGACTGTGTGGTTGTTCTTGACAATACGGCTCTTAATAGGATTGCCGTCGAGCGCCTTCATCTATCAAATCCTACGTTTGCACAAACAAACTCTTTGGTCTCCACGGTTATGTCTGCAAGCACAACTACTTTAAGGTATCCTGGATATATGAACAATGATCTGGTTGGCCTTCTTGCCTCCTTGATTCCCACTCCAAGGTGTCATTTTTTGATGACAGGTTATACTCCGTTGACTGTCGAGCGCCAG GTTAACATGATACGCAAAACGACGGTATTGGATGTTATGAGAAGACTTCTGCAG ACAAAGAATATAATGGTGTCATCATATGCTCGAACAAAAGAAGCTAGCCAGGCTAAATACATCTCCATATTGAACATCATTCAAGGGGAGGTGGACCCTACACAG GTTCACGAGAGCCTGCAAAGAATACGCGAAAGGAAGCTTGTTAACTTTATAGACTGGGCACCTGCAAGCATTCAG GTTGCTTTGTCAAGAAAATCCCCTTATGTTCAAACAACCCACAGG GTTAGTGGTCTGATGTTAGCAAATCATACAAGCATCCGTCATTTATTCAGCAAATGCCTGGGACAATATGAAAAGCTAAGGAAAAAGCAGGCTTTTCTTGACAACTACAGGAAGTTCCCAATGTTTGCG GACAATGATCTATCTGAATTTGATGAATCTCGAGAGATAATAGAGAGCCTAGTTGATGAATACAAGGCCTGCGAGTCGCCTGACTACATCAAATGGGGAATGGAG GACCCTGGAGAGGCAAATGTTGTGGCGGCACTTGACTCTAAGTTGGTAGTGTAA